From one Pirellulales bacterium genomic stretch:
- a CDS encoding DUF1570 domain-containing protein — translation MRAMLVSFLLWTAWNRAPAAEPPRFTIAAVVGGRFVEGAPLTWADDHVRLLSRDGQLWDFSPSGAGNYRQTSPDFKPYAAGELKERLEAEFGGRFEFQTTDHYVVGHPVGQGQVWPDRFEQMYAQFVEYFKVRGVSIRRPEFPLVATVFTDKDDFLHYCVEEGVALPQGAVGYYLPRTNRVAVLDIGAGKTTTSDWRHGAPTVVHEAAHQVAFNLGIHNRFVLPPRWLSEGMGLLFEARGVWDANDYPDQSHRINRARLRQFRQYLARRRPGAIQQLIASDIRFEQDTLAAFAESWALTFYLTETEPASYAHFLSKTASHAAFAPYPAPQRIADFTSTFGDNWTSLDAGFLKFMERL, via the coding sequence ATGAGAGCAATGCTCGTCAGTTTCCTCTTGTGGACGGCCTGGAATCGGGCGCCAGCCGCGGAACCGCCGCGCTTTACGATCGCGGCAGTCGTCGGAGGACGGTTCGTCGAAGGTGCGCCGCTGACCTGGGCCGACGACCACGTGCGCCTTTTGTCGCGCGACGGGCAATTGTGGGACTTCTCACCTTCCGGCGCGGGAAACTACCGTCAGACCTCCCCGGATTTCAAGCCGTACGCGGCTGGGGAACTTAAAGAGCGACTGGAAGCGGAGTTCGGAGGTCGGTTTGAGTTCCAAACGACGGACCACTACGTCGTGGGCCATCCAGTCGGGCAGGGGCAGGTGTGGCCCGACCGCTTCGAGCAAATGTACGCGCAATTCGTGGAATACTTCAAAGTGCGCGGGGTTTCGATACGCAGGCCGGAATTTCCATTGGTCGCGACGGTGTTCACCGATAAGGACGACTTTTTGCACTATTGCGTTGAAGAGGGTGTCGCGCTGCCGCAAGGGGCGGTCGGTTATTACCTCCCGCGAACGAATCGCGTCGCAGTTCTCGACATCGGGGCCGGCAAAACCACCACTTCCGATTGGCGACATGGCGCCCCGACCGTGGTCCACGAAGCGGCCCATCAGGTCGCCTTCAATCTGGGAATTCACAACCGCTTCGTGCTGCCGCCGCGCTGGTTGAGCGAAGGAATGGGACTGTTATTCGAGGCCCGCGGCGTGTGGGACGCCAACGACTATCCAGACCAAAGCCATCGTATCAATCGCGCAAGGCTTCGACAGTTTCGTCAGTATCTGGCCCGCCGACGGCCGGGAGCAATCCAGCAGTTGATCGCGTCCGATATCCGATTTGAACAAGACACATTGGCCGCCTTTGCCGAGTCCTGGGCGCTTACGTTCTATTTGACGGAAACGGAGCCCGCCAGCTATGCGCATTTCCTTAGCAAGACAGCGTCGCATGCGGCGTTCGCCCCCTACCCGGCTCCGCAGCGCATTGCCGATTTCACGTCGACATTTGGCGACAATTGGACTTCGCTCGACGCGGGATTCTTGAAATTCATGGAACGGCTGTAG